In the genome of Pseudomonas sp. Teo4, the window ACTGGGGTCTTCACCCGCTGTTCGCCATAGGACAGCACCGTGTTGGAAACGCGCAGCTTGAGCGCAGCGCCCCCCCGGCTGTACTCGTTTTTCGGGTGGCCATCGTTGTCCACGCCAAGCAGGCGTGCCTTGCCGGCGCGTCCACCGCCACTGTCCAGTTGCACACCAAGATAGGCGTGCGCATCGACACCCACGCCGACCAGGCCTTGGCTAAAGCCGGAGGTGAACGTGCCCATCAGTCCGTAGGCCCATTCCTCGGCAAGCCCGTTGCGCTCGTCGCGAGGTTTGTAGGCATTGCGGGCGCTGCCGTTGCGGCCGCCATGCTTGTAGTCGCGTTGATCGTAGACCGTGCGGTTGAGCAGGTTCCAGGTGCTGTCCTCGATGAACCCGTTGCTCTGCGACTGCGCGGAATCGGCCACCGCGAAGGGGGCAAGGCCCAGCACTAGCGGGGCCAGCAGGAGGCGGTTCATCGTGTGGCCTCCGGCTTGTGCATCTGCGCCGCAAAGCGGTGTTGGGCGCTGGCGAGCAGCAGGGTGAGAGGGCGCAACGGCATGGTAGGAACTTCCTGGTTCAGGGGGCGCGCAAACGCAGGATGCGCGCGCCGTCGAAGGGGTCGGTGAGGTAATGGGCCTGTACACCGAAGGTGGTCAGCAGGCGCTCCGGGGTCAGCACGTCCAGCGGTTTGCCGAGGGCGACCAGGCGGCCTTTATCCAGCACGGCGACACGGTCGCAGGTGAGTGCCTGGTTAAGGTCGTGCAGGGCGATCAGGGTGGTGATCGGCAGGGCCTGAACCTGGCGCAGCAAGCTCAGTTGGTGCTGGATATCCAGGTGGTTGGTCGGCTCGTCGAGCAGCAGTACCTGTGGGCGTTGGGCCAGGGCGCGGGCGATGTGCACCCGCTGGCGCTCGCCACCGGACAGCGAACCCCAGATGCGCGTGCGCAGGTGTTCGGCGTCGAGGTCGGCCAGGGCCTGTTCGACGATGGCCCGGTCGGTGCCGGAGAACGGGGCCAGGGCCGACAACCAGGGGGTGCGCCCCAGGGCCACGGCGTCGAACACGCTGATGGCGTCGAGGGTGTCGGCCTGCTGTTCGACCAGCGCCAGGGCCTGGGCGATACGCCGCCGCGGAAGACGGGCCAGGGGTTCGCCGAGCAAGTGGACACTGCCGCTGGCCGGTGCGCGCAGCCCGGCCAGCACCTTGAGCAAAGACGACTTGCCGGAGCCATTGGGGCCGACGATACCCAGCGTTTCGCCGCTGACCAGCGTCAGGTTTATCTCGCTCAGCACGCGGTTGCCCGCAAGTCGAAGCTCCAGCCCCTGGCAGGCGAGGGGCGAGATTTGCAGTTGGCTCATGAGGGTCATGGGCGCCCCCGTCGGCTGACCAGAATCAGGGCGAACACGGGCGCGCCGATCAGTGCGGTGACCACGCCCACTGG includes:
- a CDS encoding ABC transporter ATP-binding protein yields the protein MTLMSQLQISPLACQGLELRLAGNRVLSEINLTLVSGETLGIVGPNGSGKSSLLKVLAGLRAPASGSVHLLGEPLARLPRRRIAQALALVEQQADTLDAISVFDAVALGRTPWLSALAPFSGTDRAIVEQALADLDAEHLRTRIWGSLSGGERQRVHIARALAQRPQVLLLDEPTNHLDIQHQLSLLRQVQALPITTLIALHDLNQALTCDRVAVLDKGRLVALGKPLDVLTPERLLTTFGVQAHYLTDPFDGARILRLRAP